The Pagrus major chromosome 1, Pma_NU_1.0 genome includes the window gttttttcaccactaggtggtgcCATTACAGCACACTTCAGCCCAACCCACCAGCTCAATAAGTTCTCCTCACAGCTCCCTGAAGTGTTCAAACATGACAGGTCAGACTGTGGGAGGCATCATCCAGGACACGTCAGTGCCCTTACTTCAGGCTGTGGAGGGCCCGGGGTCCAGGCCTCTGGGAGGGGCTGGGTCCTTCACTGATGAGGCTGTCTCCATACTAACCTCTACAAGCCAGCTGGCCCGCACCCTCCTGGGTCGTACCTATTCAGCCAAACGCAAAGAAAGCCTTGCCAAGGCTGAAGTTAGCAGCTGTGATGAAGACACCGGCAGCAATGCACGCCGCAAACGAGAGTTCATCAATGAGGAGAAGAAAGATGAAGGCTATTGGgacaagaggagaaaaaacaacgAGGCAGCCAAGCGGTCCCGAGAGAAGCGGCGAGCCAATGACATGGTGCTGGAGCAGAGAGTCCTGggcctgctggaggagaacgCCCGCCTGAGGGCCGAGCTGTTGGCCCTGAAGTTTCGTTTCGGCCTGGTCAAGGACCCGTCTGAGATGTCCATCCTGCCCCTCTCTGCACCCCTCTGTGCTCACCCAACACCCACTACAACACATTTCTACCAGTCTCACACTGATGGATACCTCAACACACAGCCCAGCACCAGCACCCCCCACATCCACCCTCATCCTCTGCAGCAGGGTCCCATCTATGGACCGAGGGGAGCCGGGCCTCTGTCAAATCATAGTGTATCCGATGACTCCGGTGTCTCCACCTCGGGCAGCCCTGTGTTTTTTGATGACCGTGGTGGGCCTCCTCCGagggagctggtggaggagcagcagggctGCGACTCCCACAACTGTCCCCTGGAGGTCAACGAGAGTCAGTATGTAAACAGGCAGGACTCAGCTGAGGCTGTGAGGAGCCTCCCCCACAAGCTCCGCTTCAAAGGCCCCAGTGGTTGCAGCGAGGGAGGTGAGCTGTCTCCCTCCTCTGAGACCAGACACGGTGGACCACCTGTAGTCACAGTGGGGCCAAACATCCAGGTGAGGAACCACCAGCAGGCAGGGTGGGACAGTCGGACAGAGAGTCAGGCTCCTTGGTCTAGGGAGGATACCTGTGGTGGATTTGGGCAGCAGTATCAGAGTTCATCTTCTGGATGTCaaaactcttcctctctgcagaacTCCAGGGACACCAGCTATTCGACGGAGGACGTCAGTCTCAGGTCTCAGATCAGCTGCTTGTCTCAGGAAGTGGCTCAGCTCAAGAGACTCTTCTctcagcagctgctctccaAGATCGCTTAAAACCTGAGCACAAGAGGATCGAGGCTGAACCAAAGTTAACAGACAGATTTCACACTACATCTTTCTAAACCGTCAATCCTACAGACTGCTGATATCCACAGGACAATGTGGCCCAAACCTGATTTACGACACttgttttatgcttttttttagTCAGCACATCACTACCAGAAAACACCAGcacatttaagttttaaaatgcTGAATGACTGCAAACTGAAACTGATTTCTTTGTGAGTCAGCACATGTCCTTTGAACGTGTTGACTTCCTAAGATTTGAAGAAAGCTGTACATTTCTAAATACTTGACTGAACTGTCAGAAACACTGGAAGAACATATAACATACAATAGAACGTATAAAGTTCAATCTCACTTTGTTCACTTGAGCCAGATATGGCCATTGTTTGTCTTCTTTGGCGCAACACACACTTTTTTGGCTTTTCACCGCAAATTGTACATCAATATTAGCTTGTGTTAAAAATACTGTATGGAAAAGCAGCACAAATATTCATACTTGCCAACACTGAGACCTGGAAAATACAGTGGATTTTAAAACCAAAGCATTCTcccagaaaaatgtaaatttcagactttttttctgcgttctggggactttaatttgacttttaataCCACAGAATTTGTAGATTAATCTGCCCCTGTGGTGTGAACTTGCATGAATCTCTTGCATAAACAAATattcatcagtttttattttgttcatttactcattcattcactgtaTTTATCAGCCTTGACACTTTCCTTTGAAAGTTTCCACAGAAAATGGGAATTCTTCTTTCCAGTATGTCAGAAatttgcttgagtatttctttcttttctccatttctctgtctgtctcttgaTCACTGAGGAGAACAAGGTGTAACAGGACAGTAGAGTACACGATGTGCCAGAAGCAGGTTGTGATAACTAAGAGGGGGAAATGGTTCGTCATAAATCAGGAGAAATACAAGAGAATTCTGATCCGGGGAGGAAACCAGGGAGGGTTGGCAAGTATGCAAATATGTGCTGCCCCAAAGATGATACAAAGGTTtgttaaaaattacatttgacatttttcttcgGGTGTACTGTTCTTGTAATCTTATGTGTTGTTTACCATATGCGGTTTATCTTATGACAACAAGATACatacaactgtgtgtgttt containing:
- the LOC141003809 gene encoding uncharacterized protein: MTGQTVGGIIQDTSVPLLQAVEGPGSRPLGGAGSFTDEAVSILTSTSQLARTLLGRTYSAKRKESLAKAEVSSCDEDTGSNARRKREFINEEKKDEGYWDKRRKNNEAAKRSREKRRANDMVLEQRVLGLLEENARLRAELLALKFRFGLVKDPSEMSILPLSAPLCAHPTPTTTHFYQSHTDGYLNTQPSTSTPHIHPHPLQQGPIYGPRGAGPLSNHSVSDDSGVSTSGSPVFFDDRGGPPPRELVEEQQGCDSHNCPLEVNESQYVNRQDSAEAVRSLPHKLRFKGPSGCSEGGELSPSSETRHGGPPVVTVGPNIQVRNHQQAGWDSRTESQAPWSREDTCGGFGQQYQSSSSGCQNSSSLQNSRDTSYSTEDVSLRSQISCLSQEVAQLKRLFSQQLLSKIA